A portion of the Bactrocera neohumeralis isolate Rockhampton chromosome 2, APGP_CSIRO_Bneo_wtdbg2-racon-allhic-juicebox.fasta_v2, whole genome shotgun sequence genome contains these proteins:
- the LOC126751638 gene encoding GRIP and coiled-coil domain-containing protein 2 isoform X2: MEEKVVISPGQSNPIDALSKEELIHKYKGLLGIAKKAKQAKDEFAEENRKLKEALMESETQKEADKKSILIMKETLEQFTEQKLKLTSELCDLQKKSTADEEVVTKLRIENESLQRQLNRLNEDNESLLKDIDRMEDQLKQVNILGMEQKKHLGLLELEVNKLKEAESINTALQSTVSATQEENKALKEHENSVTLSLEELSRKYRRAKEINAEQRLKFNALKDRFVEIHRKLKNLKECKRVLLETQHEYAEAVSKWQIEIVEASKLIFAQVNILQKENEDFRQQLKSNNVLNYESTTKLSTADYFSVEPFHTKLQELEKLCERVRQDSMAKDKLLSKAQLKEKELKDMIVSLNDKIKDQDNDRQKEEHETEVKWFNQEISDLKTQWQKCEPRLEAGEVNTLHNDLLVRLDTLEAERNSLIEECKRIEELQSDKQRLQIEVDNLNKKLSETTQVHKDLQQTRDVLKQLEEEKISLLEQLQQQESEKHKSEESTKFAEENYIELQKRYSQMEREHADLLCEMRELNEALKARGDVISRQQEKQQELTNELRKTNTKLKQIDEKLLQKDVAIAEKEAQVREITREIDLTRQQTHELEVASSRSDEQLRALNEELQSLRSNADAQSEVLSTSTISRAEELSRLREIDDSFEDKYNKMRGLAVKLKKRLQEQTGQLAEMEQQQSVHVAKKSELEEAHKQLKLLQREHEEQQKNIESLKTENQKLKSSRKQANVLNLEIEAAEKSLMEATTKLATKTSELETLNALLSNKEHTITQLRKEIAIVESAKDAEALHAKELKEQVDLLQEQLKDAVHAKQVSGEARKQLELSQESLKQELEQIKLEISQCSAESSAALLLTQNEKEKLEHRLHQTEVNLKETQIKLQNVEGSLNSLRTEHAEYKQKAQAVLRKQQNTDTTRERELAEELTHARAIEEQQRQTITAQTKKLVELEQQIADLYLDNENLQSRTRALSALENELRQQNDHLVQEQRLQLQKHQETLRTHRLQLETAHECHAQQMQDMQTKYQQQIDELRAVQSQTVRVPPTVGAATLSNVNASSMHTPTHIESSSNQLLMLAEREDAEGSEEANIAITSSKVQALRKISSSSRRSQHDFMPLDELLNTPMHAFQTDTVTTIGSNSLGWNELNSGNNNAENLQGELHLTRELLAKQESSVRHLTALLAENEQDLAKLTQMNDMLKEELRRQERAVEREQHMHNAEYLKNVVLKFLTLTNNDERVRLVPVLQTILKLSREEKDVLNCVAKGQKLPTETQGRGWGSFLPLFGGGGNN; the protein is encoded by the exons ATGGAAGAAAAGGTTGTAATCTCTCCTGGGCAGTCG AATCCCATTGATGCCCTGAGTAAAGAAGAATTGATTCATAAATATAAGGGACTTCTAGGAATCGCCAAAAAAGCCAAACAAGCCAAAGATG aGTTTGCGGAAGAAAATCGTAAATTGAAAGAAGCGCTGATGGAAAGTGAAACTCAAAAAGAGGCCGACAAGAAGTCGATTCTGATCATGAAAGAGACGCTCGAGCAATTTACGGAACAAAAACTAAAGCTAACAAGCGAGCTCTGTGATCTTCAAAAGAAAAGTACAGCAGACGAGGAGGTCGTAACCAAATTACGAATCGAAAACGAGTCACTGCAGCGACAGTTAAATAGACTTAATGAAGATAATGAATCCCTTTTGAAGGATATTGACCGCATGGAGGATCAACTAAAGCAA gtaaatattttgggGATGGAACAAAAAAAGCATTTGGGATTGCTTGAACTTGAGGTAAATAAGTTGAAGGAAGCAGAAAGTATTAACACCGCTTTACAGAGTACAGTATCCGCTACCcaagaagaaaataaagcacTCAAAGAGCACGAAAATAGTGTTACACTGTCGTTAGAGGAACTCTCTCGCAAGTACAGACGAGCCAAAGAAATCAACGCGGAACAGCGGCTTAAGTTTAATGCTTTGAAGGATCGTTTTGTAGAAATTCATCGTAAGTTGAAAAATCTAAAGGAATGTAAACGCGTACTGCTGGAAACACAACACGAATACGCTGAAGCTGTATCAAAGTGGCAAATCGAGATAGTGGAGGCTTCCAAACTTATATTCGCTCAAGTTAATATACTGCAAAAAGAGAATGAAGATTTTCGAcaacaattaaaatcaaataatgtaTTGAATTATGAGTCTACAACTAAGCTATCAACGGCGGATTATTTTAGTGTCGAACCGTTCCACACAAAATTGCAAGAATTAGAAAAGCTATGCGAACGTGTGCGTCAGGATTCAATGGCAAAGGACAAGCTTTTGTCAAAGGCACAATTGAAAGAGAAGGAATTAAAGGATATGATTGTTTCACTAAATGACAAAATAAAAGACCAAGATAATGACAGACAAAAGGAGGAACACGAAACAGAAGTAAAATGGTTTAATCAAGAGATTTCTGACTTAAAAACCCAGTGGCAGAAATGTGAACCTCGTTTAGAGGCTGGTGAAGTTAATACCTTGCATAATGATTTATTAGTGCGCTTGGATACTTTAGAAGCTGAGCGAAACTCTTTAATTGAGGAGTGCAAAAGAATAGAGGAACTGCAATCGGACAAGCAGCGCTTGCAGATCGAAGTtgataatttgaataaaaaattaagtgaaactACGCAAGTTCATAAGGATTTACAGCAAACTCGAGACGTACTAAAACAGCTTGAAGAGGAAAAAATTTCGCTATTagaacaattacaacaacaagaaagtgAAAAGCATAAGTCAGAAGAGTCAACTAAATTCGCCGAAGAAAATTATATAGAACTTCAAAAACGATATTCACAAATGGAGCGTGAACACGCTGATTTACTGTGCGAAATGCGCGAATTAAATGAAGCATTGAAAGCTCGCGGTGATGTCATTTCGCGTCAACAAGAAAAGCAACAGGAGCTAACAAATGAGCTGAGAAAAACCAACACAAAGTTGAAGCAAATTGATGAGAAACTATTGCAAAAGGATGTAGCCATAGCAGAAAAGGAGGCGCAAGTACGTGAAATAACACGAGAAATCGATTTGACTCGCCAACAAACACATGAACTCGAAGTTGCTAGCAGCCGGAGCGACGAGCAGCTGCGAGCACTCAATGAGGAATTGCAATCACTGCGCAGCAACGCTGATGCACAAAGCGAAGTACTCTCTACATCGACCATTTCACGAGCCGAAGAGCTCTCGCGATTGCGCGAAATCGACGATAGTTTCGAAGACAAGTACAATAAAATGCGTGGTCTTGCcgttaaattaaagaaaagattGCAAGAACAAACTGGACAATTGGCAGAAATGGAGCAACAGCAGTCCGTGCATGTTGCGAAGAAATCGGAATTGGAGGAGGCGCATAAGCAACTAAAACTTTTGCAACGAGAgcatgaagaacaacaaaaaaatatcgagTCACTAAAAACGGAGAATCAAAAGTTGAAGTCATCCCGCAAGCAAGCGAATGTACTTAATTTAGAAATTGAAGCAGCAGAGAAATCGCTTATGGAAGCAACCACAAAACTTGCAACTAAAACCAGTGAACTAGAGACGCTCAATGCGCTGCTATCCAACAAAGAACATACCATTACACAATTACGCAAGGAAATAGCAATTGTTGAGTCAGCAAAAGATGCTGAAGCTTTACATGCGAAGGAACTAAAGGAACAAGTTGACCTATTGCAGGAGCAACTGAAGGATGCGGTACATGCCAAGCAGGTCTCGGGTGAGGCCAGAAAGCAGCTGGAACTGTCACAAGAAAGTTTAAAACAGGAACTCGAACAGATCAAGCTAGAAATATCACAATGCTCCGCTGAGAGCTCCGCCGCCTTGTTATTAACGCAAAATGAAAAGGAGAAATTGGAGCACCGCCTACACCAAACTGAAGTGAATCTTAAAGAAACACAAATTAAGTTGCAAAACGTCGAAGGCTCATTGAATAGTTTGCGTACCGAACATGCTGAATATAAACAAAAGGCACAAGCCGTTTTGCGAAAACAACAGAATACCGACACCACACGTGAGCGTGAACTAGCAGAGGAGCTAACGCATGCGCGAGCCATCGAAGAGCAACAGCGACAGACGATCACGGCGCAAACTAAAAAACTAGTCGAACTAGAACAACAAATAGCGGACTTGTATTTAGACAACGAGAATCTGCAGAGCCGTACCCGAGCGCTAAGCGCTTTGGAGAACGAGTTGCGTCAGCAAAATGACCATCTAGTGCAAGAGCAACGTTTGCAATTGCAAAAACATCAGGAGACCCTACGCACACATCGGCTGCAATTGGAAACAGCACATGAGTGTCACGCACAGCAAATGCAAGATATGCAAACAAAGTATCAACAGCAAATCGACGAGCTTCGAGCAGTACAGAGCCAAACAGTGCGTGTACCGCCCACTGTAGGTGCAGCTACATTATCAAACGTAAATGCATCCTCCATgcatacacccacacacatcGAATCGAGTTCAAATCAGTTGCTAATGCTTGCCGAACGTGAGGATGCAGAGGGCTCGGAGGAGGCCAATATAGCTATCACTAGCAGTAAAGTTCAAGCACTACGAAAGATTTCCAGCAGCTCACGACGCTCCCAACACGATTTTATGCCGCTAGACGAATTGCTTAACACACCAATGCATGCCTTCCAAACGGACACCGTTACCACGATTGGCAGCAACAGCCTGGGCTGGAACGAACTAAATTCCGGCAATAACAATGCTGAGAACTTACAGGGGGAACTACATTTAACTCGAGAATTGCTGGCGAAGCAAGAGAGTAGTGTGCGCCATCTTACAGCGCTTTTAGCTGAGAATGAACAAGATTTGGCAAAATTAACACAGATGAATGATATGTTAAAGGAAGAGTTGCGGCGACAAGAACGAGCCGTCGAACGTGAACAGCATATGCACAATGCGGAATATTTGAAGAACGTCGTGCTGAAG TTCCTTACGCTGACTAATAATGACGAGCGTGTACGTCTAGTTCCGGTACTTCAAACCATATTAAAACTTAGTCGCGAAGAAAAAGACGTTTTGAACTGCGTGGCCAAAGGACAAAAAT TGCCCACTGAAACACAAGGACGTGGTTGGGGAAGTTTTCTACCACTTTTCGGAGGCGGTGGAAAtaattga
- the LOC126751638 gene encoding GRIP and coiled-coil domain-containing protein 2 isoform X1, whose protein sequence is MEEKVVISPGQSKNPIDALSKEELIHKYKGLLGIAKKAKQAKDEFAEENRKLKEALMESETQKEADKKSILIMKETLEQFTEQKLKLTSELCDLQKKSTADEEVVTKLRIENESLQRQLNRLNEDNESLLKDIDRMEDQLKQVNILGMEQKKHLGLLELEVNKLKEAESINTALQSTVSATQEENKALKEHENSVTLSLEELSRKYRRAKEINAEQRLKFNALKDRFVEIHRKLKNLKECKRVLLETQHEYAEAVSKWQIEIVEASKLIFAQVNILQKENEDFRQQLKSNNVLNYESTTKLSTADYFSVEPFHTKLQELEKLCERVRQDSMAKDKLLSKAQLKEKELKDMIVSLNDKIKDQDNDRQKEEHETEVKWFNQEISDLKTQWQKCEPRLEAGEVNTLHNDLLVRLDTLEAERNSLIEECKRIEELQSDKQRLQIEVDNLNKKLSETTQVHKDLQQTRDVLKQLEEEKISLLEQLQQQESEKHKSEESTKFAEENYIELQKRYSQMEREHADLLCEMRELNEALKARGDVISRQQEKQQELTNELRKTNTKLKQIDEKLLQKDVAIAEKEAQVREITREIDLTRQQTHELEVASSRSDEQLRALNEELQSLRSNADAQSEVLSTSTISRAEELSRLREIDDSFEDKYNKMRGLAVKLKKRLQEQTGQLAEMEQQQSVHVAKKSELEEAHKQLKLLQREHEEQQKNIESLKTENQKLKSSRKQANVLNLEIEAAEKSLMEATTKLATKTSELETLNALLSNKEHTITQLRKEIAIVESAKDAEALHAKELKEQVDLLQEQLKDAVHAKQVSGEARKQLELSQESLKQELEQIKLEISQCSAESSAALLLTQNEKEKLEHRLHQTEVNLKETQIKLQNVEGSLNSLRTEHAEYKQKAQAVLRKQQNTDTTRERELAEELTHARAIEEQQRQTITAQTKKLVELEQQIADLYLDNENLQSRTRALSALENELRQQNDHLVQEQRLQLQKHQETLRTHRLQLETAHECHAQQMQDMQTKYQQQIDELRAVQSQTVRVPPTVGAATLSNVNASSMHTPTHIESSSNQLLMLAEREDAEGSEEANIAITSSKVQALRKISSSSRRSQHDFMPLDELLNTPMHAFQTDTVTTIGSNSLGWNELNSGNNNAENLQGELHLTRELLAKQESSVRHLTALLAENEQDLAKLTQMNDMLKEELRRQERAVEREQHMHNAEYLKNVVLKFLTLTNNDERVRLVPVLQTILKLSREEKDVLNCVAKGQKLPTETQGRGWGSFLPLFGGGGNN, encoded by the exons ATGGAAGAAAAGGTTGTAATCTCTCCTGGGCAGTCG AAGAATCCCATTGATGCCCTGAGTAAAGAAGAATTGATTCATAAATATAAGGGACTTCTAGGAATCGCCAAAAAAGCCAAACAAGCCAAAGATG aGTTTGCGGAAGAAAATCGTAAATTGAAAGAAGCGCTGATGGAAAGTGAAACTCAAAAAGAGGCCGACAAGAAGTCGATTCTGATCATGAAAGAGACGCTCGAGCAATTTACGGAACAAAAACTAAAGCTAACAAGCGAGCTCTGTGATCTTCAAAAGAAAAGTACAGCAGACGAGGAGGTCGTAACCAAATTACGAATCGAAAACGAGTCACTGCAGCGACAGTTAAATAGACTTAATGAAGATAATGAATCCCTTTTGAAGGATATTGACCGCATGGAGGATCAACTAAAGCAA gtaaatattttgggGATGGAACAAAAAAAGCATTTGGGATTGCTTGAACTTGAGGTAAATAAGTTGAAGGAAGCAGAAAGTATTAACACCGCTTTACAGAGTACAGTATCCGCTACCcaagaagaaaataaagcacTCAAAGAGCACGAAAATAGTGTTACACTGTCGTTAGAGGAACTCTCTCGCAAGTACAGACGAGCCAAAGAAATCAACGCGGAACAGCGGCTTAAGTTTAATGCTTTGAAGGATCGTTTTGTAGAAATTCATCGTAAGTTGAAAAATCTAAAGGAATGTAAACGCGTACTGCTGGAAACACAACACGAATACGCTGAAGCTGTATCAAAGTGGCAAATCGAGATAGTGGAGGCTTCCAAACTTATATTCGCTCAAGTTAATATACTGCAAAAAGAGAATGAAGATTTTCGAcaacaattaaaatcaaataatgtaTTGAATTATGAGTCTACAACTAAGCTATCAACGGCGGATTATTTTAGTGTCGAACCGTTCCACACAAAATTGCAAGAATTAGAAAAGCTATGCGAACGTGTGCGTCAGGATTCAATGGCAAAGGACAAGCTTTTGTCAAAGGCACAATTGAAAGAGAAGGAATTAAAGGATATGATTGTTTCACTAAATGACAAAATAAAAGACCAAGATAATGACAGACAAAAGGAGGAACACGAAACAGAAGTAAAATGGTTTAATCAAGAGATTTCTGACTTAAAAACCCAGTGGCAGAAATGTGAACCTCGTTTAGAGGCTGGTGAAGTTAATACCTTGCATAATGATTTATTAGTGCGCTTGGATACTTTAGAAGCTGAGCGAAACTCTTTAATTGAGGAGTGCAAAAGAATAGAGGAACTGCAATCGGACAAGCAGCGCTTGCAGATCGAAGTtgataatttgaataaaaaattaagtgaaactACGCAAGTTCATAAGGATTTACAGCAAACTCGAGACGTACTAAAACAGCTTGAAGAGGAAAAAATTTCGCTATTagaacaattacaacaacaagaaagtgAAAAGCATAAGTCAGAAGAGTCAACTAAATTCGCCGAAGAAAATTATATAGAACTTCAAAAACGATATTCACAAATGGAGCGTGAACACGCTGATTTACTGTGCGAAATGCGCGAATTAAATGAAGCATTGAAAGCTCGCGGTGATGTCATTTCGCGTCAACAAGAAAAGCAACAGGAGCTAACAAATGAGCTGAGAAAAACCAACACAAAGTTGAAGCAAATTGATGAGAAACTATTGCAAAAGGATGTAGCCATAGCAGAAAAGGAGGCGCAAGTACGTGAAATAACACGAGAAATCGATTTGACTCGCCAACAAACACATGAACTCGAAGTTGCTAGCAGCCGGAGCGACGAGCAGCTGCGAGCACTCAATGAGGAATTGCAATCACTGCGCAGCAACGCTGATGCACAAAGCGAAGTACTCTCTACATCGACCATTTCACGAGCCGAAGAGCTCTCGCGATTGCGCGAAATCGACGATAGTTTCGAAGACAAGTACAATAAAATGCGTGGTCTTGCcgttaaattaaagaaaagattGCAAGAACAAACTGGACAATTGGCAGAAATGGAGCAACAGCAGTCCGTGCATGTTGCGAAGAAATCGGAATTGGAGGAGGCGCATAAGCAACTAAAACTTTTGCAACGAGAgcatgaagaacaacaaaaaaatatcgagTCACTAAAAACGGAGAATCAAAAGTTGAAGTCATCCCGCAAGCAAGCGAATGTACTTAATTTAGAAATTGAAGCAGCAGAGAAATCGCTTATGGAAGCAACCACAAAACTTGCAACTAAAACCAGTGAACTAGAGACGCTCAATGCGCTGCTATCCAACAAAGAACATACCATTACACAATTACGCAAGGAAATAGCAATTGTTGAGTCAGCAAAAGATGCTGAAGCTTTACATGCGAAGGAACTAAAGGAACAAGTTGACCTATTGCAGGAGCAACTGAAGGATGCGGTACATGCCAAGCAGGTCTCGGGTGAGGCCAGAAAGCAGCTGGAACTGTCACAAGAAAGTTTAAAACAGGAACTCGAACAGATCAAGCTAGAAATATCACAATGCTCCGCTGAGAGCTCCGCCGCCTTGTTATTAACGCAAAATGAAAAGGAGAAATTGGAGCACCGCCTACACCAAACTGAAGTGAATCTTAAAGAAACACAAATTAAGTTGCAAAACGTCGAAGGCTCATTGAATAGTTTGCGTACCGAACATGCTGAATATAAACAAAAGGCACAAGCCGTTTTGCGAAAACAACAGAATACCGACACCACACGTGAGCGTGAACTAGCAGAGGAGCTAACGCATGCGCGAGCCATCGAAGAGCAACAGCGACAGACGATCACGGCGCAAACTAAAAAACTAGTCGAACTAGAACAACAAATAGCGGACTTGTATTTAGACAACGAGAATCTGCAGAGCCGTACCCGAGCGCTAAGCGCTTTGGAGAACGAGTTGCGTCAGCAAAATGACCATCTAGTGCAAGAGCAACGTTTGCAATTGCAAAAACATCAGGAGACCCTACGCACACATCGGCTGCAATTGGAAACAGCACATGAGTGTCACGCACAGCAAATGCAAGATATGCAAACAAAGTATCAACAGCAAATCGACGAGCTTCGAGCAGTACAGAGCCAAACAGTGCGTGTACCGCCCACTGTAGGTGCAGCTACATTATCAAACGTAAATGCATCCTCCATgcatacacccacacacatcGAATCGAGTTCAAATCAGTTGCTAATGCTTGCCGAACGTGAGGATGCAGAGGGCTCGGAGGAGGCCAATATAGCTATCACTAGCAGTAAAGTTCAAGCACTACGAAAGATTTCCAGCAGCTCACGACGCTCCCAACACGATTTTATGCCGCTAGACGAATTGCTTAACACACCAATGCATGCCTTCCAAACGGACACCGTTACCACGATTGGCAGCAACAGCCTGGGCTGGAACGAACTAAATTCCGGCAATAACAATGCTGAGAACTTACAGGGGGAACTACATTTAACTCGAGAATTGCTGGCGAAGCAAGAGAGTAGTGTGCGCCATCTTACAGCGCTTTTAGCTGAGAATGAACAAGATTTGGCAAAATTAACACAGATGAATGATATGTTAAAGGAAGAGTTGCGGCGACAAGAACGAGCCGTCGAACGTGAACAGCATATGCACAATGCGGAATATTTGAAGAACGTCGTGCTGAAG TTCCTTACGCTGACTAATAATGACGAGCGTGTACGTCTAGTTCCGGTACTTCAAACCATATTAAAACTTAGTCGCGAAGAAAAAGACGTTTTGAACTGCGTGGCCAAAGGACAAAAAT TGCCCACTGAAACACAAGGACGTGGTTGGGGAAGTTTTCTACCACTTTTCGGAGGCGGTGGAAAtaattga